One window of Aquipuribacter hungaricus genomic DNA carries:
- a CDS encoding M23 family metallopeptidase has product MRTRLPRRLSLVATGVVAVAMLAPTAQATTPPDVEGARQQVAQLGAEVEAASAEYRDVEARLAAQQNQVAAAQARSASQATLVASLEQQVVALAVQTYKSGGVDPQLSLLASGGTALSDSTTLLGMVAERRAVTLGDVRDAQAELDRLRDAETAELQAVQALQADLTQKRTEIEARLAGAQDVLAVAEAEAQRQAALEEARKAAEASRSSTGAAAAGTATEEGPVAAPPGSDGILVTPTPGRQSAYGWRIHPVYGVRKFHRGMDISVGCGTPVIAAADGVVQSAKWDGSYGNIIVVRHGPSPVGDLSTAYAHLSEYAVTSGPVTQGQVIGYVGTTGLSTGCHLHFEVRIDGQDVDPAGFI; this is encoded by the coding sequence GTGCGCACCCGCCTGCCCCGCCGCCTGTCGCTCGTGGCCACCGGCGTCGTCGCCGTCGCCATGCTGGCCCCCACCGCCCAGGCGACGACGCCCCCTGACGTCGAGGGCGCCCGCCAGCAGGTCGCCCAGCTCGGCGCCGAGGTCGAGGCCGCCTCCGCGGAGTACCGCGACGTCGAGGCCCGCCTGGCCGCCCAGCAGAACCAGGTCGCCGCGGCACAGGCCCGCTCCGCCAGCCAGGCCACGCTCGTCGCCTCGCTCGAGCAGCAGGTCGTCGCCCTCGCCGTCCAGACCTACAAGAGCGGCGGCGTCGACCCGCAGCTGTCCCTGCTCGCCAGCGGCGGCACCGCCCTGTCGGACTCCACGACGCTGCTCGGCATGGTCGCCGAGCGCCGCGCGGTGACCCTCGGCGACGTCCGCGACGCGCAGGCCGAGCTGGACCGGCTCCGCGACGCCGAGACGGCCGAGCTCCAGGCCGTCCAGGCGCTCCAGGCCGACCTCACGCAGAAGCGCACCGAGATCGAGGCCCGCCTCGCCGGTGCCCAGGACGTCCTCGCGGTCGCCGAGGCCGAGGCCCAGCGCCAGGCCGCGCTGGAGGAGGCCCGCAAGGCCGCCGAGGCGTCCCGCAGCAGCACGGGCGCGGCCGCTGCCGGCACCGCCACGGAGGAGGGTCCGGTCGCGGCCCCCCCGGGCAGCGACGGCATCCTCGTCACCCCGACCCCCGGCCGGCAGTCCGCCTACGGCTGGCGCATCCACCCCGTCTACGGGGTGCGGAAGTTCCACCGCGGCATGGACATCAGCGTCGGCTGCGGCACCCCGGTCATCGCCGCGGCCGACGGTGTCGTCCAGTCGGCCAAGTGGGACGGCAGCTACGGCAACATCATCGTCGTGCGCCACGGCCCCTCGCCGGTCGGCGACCTCAGCACGGCCTACGCCCACCTGTCGGAGTACGCCGTCACCAGCGGCCCCGTCACGCAGGGCCAGGTCATCGGCTACGTCGGCACGACCGGCCTGTCGACCGGCTGCCACCTGCACTTCGAGGTGCGCATCGACGGCCAGGACGTCGACCCCGCCGGCTTCATCTGA
- a CDS encoding Type 1 glutamine amidotransferase-like domain-containing protein — protein sequence MAEAAVHLVGGGWDEEARDEVYGPFLAEAGPGATVACVVLDEGDGAGRAERWRDVLGRSGDCRVRPVLVPEGGVLDVAALGGADALLVSGGLTPAYAAALAPVADRLRAWCRGRPYLGFSAGAAVAAGRALVGGWRLDGRAVCPEDAAEDLDGLSVVDGLGLVPFALDVHAAQWGTLARLVAAVGSGAVGGGVALDEGTALRVAGAALSVRGAGAAHVVRASPEGVHVRSITAGGLVPAALLDP from the coding sequence GTGGCGGAGGCGGCGGTGCACCTGGTGGGCGGCGGCTGGGACGAGGAGGCCCGGGACGAGGTCTACGGCCCGTTCCTCGCCGAGGCCGGCCCCGGCGCGACGGTGGCCTGCGTCGTCCTCGACGAGGGCGACGGCGCCGGGCGCGCCGAGCGGTGGCGCGACGTGCTCGGTCGCAGCGGGGACTGCCGGGTCCGGCCGGTGCTCGTGCCCGAGGGCGGCGTCCTGGACGTGGCCGCGCTCGGGGGCGCCGACGCCCTGCTCGTCTCCGGGGGGCTGACGCCCGCGTACGCCGCCGCGCTGGCGCCGGTCGCGGACCGGCTGCGGGCGTGGTGCCGCGGGCGGCCCTACCTCGGCTTCTCGGCCGGCGCGGCGGTCGCGGCGGGCCGTGCGCTCGTCGGCGGCTGGCGGCTGGACGGGCGGGCCGTGTGCCCCGAGGACGCCGCCGAGGACCTCGACGGGCTGTCCGTCGTCGACGGCCTGGGGCTGGTGCCGTTCGCGCTCGACGTCCACGCCGCGCAGTGGGGGACGCTCGCCCGGCTCGTCGCCGCGGTCGGCTCCGGCGCGGTCGGCGGCGGGGTGGCCCTCGACGAGGGGACCGCCCTGCGGGTGGCCGGTGCGGCCCTGTCGGTCCGCGGCGCGGGGGCCGCGCACGTGGTGCGGGCGTCCCCGGAGGGTGTCCACGTCCGCAGCATCACCGCCGGAGGGCTGGTTCCCGCAGCGCTGCTCGACCCGTAG
- a CDS encoding C40 family peptidase, with amino-acid sequence AAGTRAAAPAGAPAGAPAAGQAPAASAGTMSCGGVSVDVPTDRVATVLAFACSQLGKPYVWGASGPNAYDCSGFTMASWAKAGVSLPHSSRSQAGVGTRVSEGDLRAGDLVFSFSPISHVGIYLGGGKMIAAPSAGDVVKIQSLQYLPYTAGTRL; translated from the coding sequence CGCCGCCGGGACCCGCGCTGCCGCCCCCGCCGGTGCTCCCGCCGGTGCCCCCGCCGCCGGGCAGGCGCCCGCCGCCTCCGCCGGCACCATGAGCTGCGGCGGTGTCTCCGTGGACGTCCCGACCGACCGGGTCGCCACCGTCCTCGCCTTCGCCTGCTCCCAGCTGGGCAAGCCCTACGTCTGGGGCGCCTCCGGGCCGAACGCCTACGACTGCTCCGGCTTCACCATGGCCTCCTGGGCCAAGGCCGGCGTCTCCCTGCCGCACTCCTCGCGCTCGCAGGCCGGGGTCGGCACGCGGGTCTCCGAGGGCGACCTGCGCGCCGGGGACCTCGTCTTCAGCTTCTCCCCCATCAGCCACGTCGGCATCTACCTGGGCGGCGGCAAGATGATCGCCGCCCCGTCCGCCGGCGACGTCGTCAAGATCCAGTCGCTGCAGTACCTGCCCTACACCGCAGGTACCCGGCTCTGA